A part of Canis lupus familiaris isolate Mischka breed German Shepherd chromosome 4, alternate assembly UU_Cfam_GSD_1.0, whole genome shotgun sequence genomic DNA contains:
- the EIF4E1B gene encoding eukaryotic translation initiation factor 4E type 1B isoform X2, with product MATASPAREAESGIRKWEEKEEKKDEKEGAEGALNTPGALLSQRGKAQDGGPPGVKLELHPLLNRWALWFFKNDRSRTWQDNLRLVTKFDTVEDFWAMYSHIQLASKLSSGCDYALFKDGIEPMWEDSRNKRGGRWLVSLAKQQRHSELDRLWLETLLCLIGESFEEHSREVCGAVINIRTKGDKIAVWTREAENQEGVLHIGRVYKERLGLSTKIVIGYQAHADTATKSNSLAKNKFVV from the exons ATGGCTACTGCCAGCCCT GCCAGGGAGGCTGAGAGTGGAATCCGAaagtgggaggagaaggaggaaaaaaaagatgagaaagaaggggcagagggggctcTGAATACCCCTGGGGCCCTGCTGTCCCAGAGGGGGAAGGCCCAGGATGGGGGCCCCCCAGGGGTCAAGTTGGAGTTACATCCGCTGCTGAACAG gtgggCTCTATGGTTCTTTAAGAATGACCGCAGCCGAACCTGGCAGGACAACTTGCGTCTGGTCACCAAGTTTGACACCGTGGAAGACTTTTGGGC GATGTACAGTCACATCCAGCTGGCCAGTAAGCTCTCTTCCGGCTGTGACTACGCCCTGTTCAAG GATGGCATTGAGCCCATGTGGGAAGATAGCAGGAATAAGAGGGGTGGCCGCTGGCTGGTCAGTCTCGCCAAGCAGCAGCGCCACAGTGAGCTGGACCGCCTGTGGCTAGAGACA CTGCTGTGTCTGATCGGGGAGAGCTTTGAGGAGCACAGCCGGGAGGTGTGTGGGGCTGTTATCAACATTCGAACCAAGGGGGACAAGATTGCCGTGTGGACGAGGGAGGCAGAGAACCAGGAGGGCGTGCTGCACATTGG gcGGGTCTACAAGGAGCGCCTGGGCCTCTCCACGAAGATTGTCATTGGGTACCAGGCTCATGCAGACACGGCCACCAAGAGCAACTCCCTAGCCAAGAATAAGTTTGTGGTGTGA
- the SNCB gene encoding beta-synuclein has product MDVFMKGLSMAKEGVVAAAEKTKQGVTEAAEKTKEGVLYVGSKTREGVVQGVASVAEKTKEQASHLGGAVFSGAGNIAAATGLVKKEEFPADLKPEEVAQEAAEEPLIEPLMEPEGESYEEPPQEEYQEYEPEA; this is encoded by the exons ATGGACGTGTTCATGAAGGGCCTGTCCATGGCCAAGGAGGGCGTCGTGGCCGCCGCGGAGAAAACCAAACAGGGGGTCACCGAGGCCGCGGAGAAGACCAAGGAGGGCGTCCTCTATGTCG GAAGCAAGACTCGAGAGGGGGTGGTACAAGGAGTGGCCTCAG TGGCTGAAAAAACCAAGGAGCAGGCGTCCCATCTGGGAGGAGCTGTGTTCTCTGGGGCTGGGAACATTGCGGCAGCCACAGGCTTGGTGAAGAAGGAGGAATTCCCTGCTGATCTGAAG CCAGAGGAAGTGGCCCAGGAAGCTGCTGAGGAGCCGCTGATCGAGCCCCTGATGGAGCCAGAAGGGGAAAGTTATGAGGAACCACCCCAG GAGGAGTATCAGGAGTATGAGCCAGAGGCGTAA